The Malassezia japonica chromosome 5, complete sequence genome contains a region encoding:
- the VPS4 gene encoding Vacuolar protein sorting-associated protein 4 (EggNog:ENOG503NUSN; COG:O), whose amino-acid sequence MREHSTFAALGQTDFLDRAIDIVQRAIDEDVKHNYQEAYVQYQNSLDYFMMAMKYEKNEKLKGLIRAKFVEYLDRAEKLKEHLAKVQNAETAAPSKGGSGATKAADEGEDGVDAETKKLRSGLSSVILSERPNVSWDDVAGLATAKDALKEAVILPIKFPQLFTGKRKPWSGILLYGPPGTGKSYLAKAIATQSNSTFFSVSSSDLVSKWMGESERLVKQLFAMAREARPSIIFIDEVDSLCGTRSEGESEASRRIKTEFLVQMNGVGNDDQSDVLVLGATNIPWALDVAIKRRFEKRVYIPLPDLDARRRMFELNIGATPCSLTPKDYRNLAEQTEGYSGSDVAVLVREALMQPVRRVMNATHFKQVRVDKDGEEKTMFTPCSPGDADALEMSWADVGSDELLEPRLVLNDFLKAIHAVRPSVTQADIAKHIEFTQESGVE is encoded by the exons aTGCGGGAACACTCCACTTTCGCCGCTCT GGGCCAGACCGACTTTTTGGAC CGTGCGATTGATatcgtgcagcgcgcgatCGACGAAGATGTAAAACATAACTACCAGGAGGCGTACGTGCAGTACCAAAACAGTCTCGACTACTTCATGATGGCGATGAAGT ACGAGAAGAATGAAAAGCTCAAAGGACTCATCCGAGCCAAGTTTGTCGAGTACCTGGATCGTGCTGAGAAGCTCAAAgagcacctcgccaagGTGCAGAACGCCGAgaccgcggcgccgagcaaaGGCGGGAGTGGCGCGACgaaggcggccgacgaAGGCGAggacggcgtcgacgccgagacgAAGAAGCTCCGCTCGGGTCTGTCTAGTGTAATTCTATCGGAGCGCCCTAATGTCAGCTGGGATGACGTTGCGGGTCTTGCGACGGCAAAAGACGCGCTCAAAGAGGCCGTGATCCTCCCCATCAAGTTCCCCCAGCTCTTTACCGGCAAGCGCAAGCCGTGGAGCGGCATCCTGCTATATGGCCCCCCCGGTACCGGCAAGTCGTACCTTGCCAAGGCGATTGCGACGCAGTCCAACTCGACCTTTTTCtccgtctcgagctccgaCCTGGTCTCCAAGTGGATGGGCGAGAGCGAGCGGCTGGTCAAGCAGCTCTTTGCAATGgcacgcgaggcgcgcccaTCGATCATTTTcatcgacgaggtcgactCGCTCTGCGGCACACGGTCCGAAGGCGAGAGCGaagcgtcgcggcgcatcaaGACCGAGTTTCTGGTGCAGATGAACGGCGTCGGAAATGACGACCAGTCCGACGTGCTCGTTCTCGGCGCGACCAACATTCCCtgggcgctcgacgtggcgATCAAGCGCCGCTTTGAAAAGCGTGTCTATATCCCCCTGcccgacctcgacgcgcggcggcgcatgtTTGAGCTGAACAttggcgcgacgccgtgctcgcTCACGCCTAAAGACTACCGcaacctcgccgagcagacCGAGGGCTACTCTGGCTCGGACGttgccgtgctcgtccGCGAAGCGCTCATGCagcccgtgcgccgcgtgatGAATGCGACGCACTTTAagcaggtgcgcgtcgacaAGGACGGCGAGGAAAAGACGATGTTTACGCCGTGCTCTcccggcgacgccgacgcgctcgaaaTGTCCTGGGCCGACGTCGGGtccgacgagctcctcgagccgCGCCTGGTCCTGAACGACTTCCTGAAAGCCATCCACGCCGTGCGCCCGTCCGTGACGCAGGCCGACATTGCGAAGCACATCGAGTTTACGCAGGAGTCCGGTG